One window of Fusarium keratoplasticum isolate Fu6.1 chromosome 2, whole genome shotgun sequence genomic DNA carries:
- a CDS encoding F-box domain-containing protein codes for MDDAFLPGAGESKLLTLLPAEVLHHILQFLPPADLVLRVPCVCSALHAFIKGNRNLFRQVYLDVLDEPTDNTGLNWEQEVRDLVRLETICNRQAAADKRHELDFVHHIVTHLLKNASPSDESVNPSRTHATSRNAALLQRIFRDGTTSEAFLQRSSLFERVRDHHHHSASAAPQSVNADRRAIQQKSAHLHCLHGRPILNAGRLRSHRTYPFACSKVYDMREYTMNSRWGPFLADGSDGVDWEKVEAILVVLSNNVGPRRKVPQIFGEIWDKPFSGSWSDSFKVPPPRDLTSLEARDPYGVTGTWYRIVCFLDYSDFFAFNFPDHDFVAPDAPRPALDVGEATRLIMLRLQVTSIQNPGPDDGQDLPVVHFKGVSRSLDDSFDHNANSNIRAFASKGTVRLTREGEVRWTTFSIFHGVERWRSEGVQIGGVRSARGVVGNWFDRDYDDHGPAGPTAFWKVGTADQVANMEDDLLPNALFLPYAALIDMDAEIDLEADMSYNSDDEDDEDDDDDEMDGEELSELLHDAELPLTDVGVSDLIIVHHQQL; via the exons ATGGACGACGCCTTCTTGCCCGGCGCTGGTGAATCCAAGCTCCTCACTCTGCTCCCCGCAGAGGTGTTGCATCATATACTGCAGTTTCTCCCCCCCGCCGACCTGGTGTTGAGAGTGCCCTGCGTGTGCTCGGCCCTGCACGCCTTCATCAAAGGGAACCGTAACTTGTTCCGTCAGGTCTACCTGGATGTGCTT GATGAACCCACTGATAATACCGGCCTGAACTGGGAGCAAGAGGTTCGAGATCTTGTCCGACTTGAGACGATATGTAATCGCCAAGCTGCGGCGGACAAG AGACACGAACTGGACTTTGTTCACCACATCGTCACTCACCTCCTCAAAAACGCCTCTCCCTCAGATGAATCCGTCAACCCCTCCCGCACACACGCAACCTCGCGCAACGCCGCCCTGCTGCAGCGCATCTTCCGCGATGGAACCACGTCAGAGGCCTTTCTCCAGCGCTCTTCTCTGTTTGAGCGTGTTCgtgaccatcaccaccactcaGCATCTGCAGCCCCTCAGTCAGTAAATGCGGACCGTAGGGCCATTCAGCAGAAGAGCGCTCATCTTCACTGCCTCCATGGGCGGCCGATTTTGAATGCGGGCCGTCTGCGCTCTCACAGGACTTACCCATTTGCGTGCTCCAAGGTGTACGATATGCGCGAGTACACCATGAACTCCAGATGGGGGCCCTTTCTGGCTGACGGTTCCGACGGCGTCGACTGGGAAaaggtcgaggccatcctcgTGGTCCTGAGCAACAACGTCGGCCCCAGACGCAAGGTTCCTCAGATATTTGGTGAGATCTGGGACAAGCCATTCTCCGGCTCCTGGTCAGACAGCTTCAAAGTCCCTCCGCCGCGCGATCTGACCTCCCTCGAGGCGCGCGATCCCTACGGCGTCACAGGCACATGGTACCGC ATTGTCTGCTTCCTCGACTACAGCGACTTCTTCGCCTTCAACTTTCCTGATCACGATTTTGTCGCTCCTGATGCGCCACGACCTGCCCTTGATGTCGGCGAGGCCACTCGTTTAATAATGCTCCGTCTTCAGGTCACATCCATTCAGAACCCCGGGCCGGACGATGGACAAGATTTGCCAGTTGTGCACTTCAAAGGCGTCTCGCGATCCCTGGATGACTCGTTCGACCACAACGCCAACTCAAATATCCGAG CATTCGCCTCGAAAGGTACCGTCCGTCTAACCCGGGAGGGAGAAGTTCGTTGGACAACCTTTTCCATCTTCCATGGCGTCGAACGCTGGCGCAGCGAAGGCGTCCAGATCGGTGGCGTGCGCTCAGCTCGTGGTGTCGTGGGCAACTGGTTTGATAG GGACTATGATGACCATGGCCCCGCTGGCCCTACGGCGTTCTGGAAGGTCGGAACTGCTGATCAGGTCGCTAACATGGAGGATGACCTCTTGCCGaatgccctcttcctcccatACGCAGCTCTCATCGACATGGATGCCGAGattgacctcgaggccgacaTGTCTTATAActctgacgacgaggacgatgaggatgatgacgacgacgagatggacGGAGAAGAACTGTCAGAATTGCTACATGATGCAGAGCTACCTCTTACAGATGTCGGTGTTTCCGACTTGATAATTgttcatcaccaacaactaTGA
- a CDS encoding 4HBT domain-containing protein, whose amino-acid sequence MSDTRDKNLKAAAESMKGHREAILGGNPEDKVKAWLQLTKDESGHLKAGDWMHSLIPHLSLVSVNAEGPHPSCVFSYTVQPDNCNRLRNLHGGCAATLFDWCTTLPLALVNRPGFWLGMGVSRTLNVTYMRPVPVGEEVLIDCEIIQVGKKLATLRGTMRKKSDNSLLAVCEHGKVNIDPEPKAKI is encoded by the exons ATGTCTGACACACGGGACAAGAACCTCAAGGCGGCAGCCGAATCTATGAAAGGTCATCGAGAGGCAATCCTAGGAGGCAACCCCGAGGACAAAGTCAAGGCATGGCTTCAGCTCACTAAAGATGAGAGTGGTCATCTCAAAGCCGGG GACTGGATGCACTCCCTCATCCCCCATCTCTCCCTGGTGTCCGTCAATGCCGAAGGACCTCATCCATCGTGTGTCTTTTCTTACACAGTGCAACCCGACAACTGTAACCGCCTCAGGAACTTGCATGGAGGATGCGCGGCTACTCTGTTCGACTGGTGCACCACGTTGCCGCTCGCCCTGGTGAACCGGCCTGGATTCTGGCTGGGCATGGGCGTGAGCCGCACCCTCAACGTCACCTACATGAGGCCGGTGCCGGTGGGTGAGGAGGTGCTCATTGATTGCGAGATTATCCAGGTCGGCAAGAAACTGGCAACTCTGAGGGGAACGATGAGAAAGAAGAGTGATAACTCGCTGCTGGCTGTTTGTGAGCATGGCAAAGTGAATATCGATCCCGAGCCAAAGGCCAAGATATAG
- a CDS encoding Peroxin-12 — MEFVTALRGTFDEQKPSLFEVLSEQQLNALLPPTLRYLLTIATHRHPRYLLRILNSFDEIYAAAMLLVERHYLRTRGGSFTEHFYGLKREKGLHAEVPRASMSAPDLVRETLKLSTKDVWKNLLVLVGIPYLKRKLDESYEVNAPRALLGAAYTRMPDNPTLRDRFLYYYRWFLRNIYPSVNAGYYFAMLAFNLAYLFDGSKYHSPLMWLIGTRVRRMTGADYKAIEALTQTPERGHRPGLRSLLNPREMGPRLLSGLSLLLPTSIFALKFLEWWYQSDFAKQLSRKATESVDLPPPVISGLGRKGGSDKKKSEETTNEGETTPSAEDAPIATPSLLPVFTVPFPEDSALCPICVDEIVTPTACQTGVVYCYTCIHKWLEGQHPKQEEFMEAHEGKWESGAGRCAVTGKRVLGGTEGLRRIMV; from the coding sequence ATGGAGTTCGTCACGGCCCTTCGGGGCACCTTTGACGAGCAGAAGCCGTCCCTCTTCGAGGTTCTCTCGGAGCAGCAGctcaacgccctcctcccGCCCACCCTCCGCTACCTCCTCACCATCGCGACCCATCGACACCCGCGATACCTCCTGCGCATACTAAACTCGTTCGATGAGATCtacgccgccgccatgcTGCTCGTCGAGCGCCACTACCTGCGAACCCGCGGCGGCTCCTTTACAGAACACTTTTATGGCCTCAAGCGCGAGAAGGGTCTGCATGCCGAGGTCCCCCGCGCGAGCATGTCGGCCCCTGATCTCGTGCGCGAGACCTTGAAGCTGTCCACAAAGGACGTGTGGAAGAATCtgctcgtcctcgtcggtATCCCTTATCTCAAGCGGAAGCTCGACGAGAGCTACGAGGTGAATGCGCCCAGAGCCCTGCTCGGCGCGGCGTACACGCGAATGCCCGATAACCCGACTCTTCGCGACCGCTTCCTGTACTACTACCGATGGTTCCTGCGGAACATATACCCGAGCGTCAATGCTGGCTACTACTTTGCCATGCTGGCCTTCAACCTTGCCTACCTCTTCGACGGTAGCAAGTACCATAGCCCGCTCATGTGGCTGATAGGTACTCGTGTGCGGAGGATGACGGGCGCCGACTacaaggccatcgaggccctGACCCAGACACCCGAGAGGGGACATAGACCTGGGTTGCGCTCGTTGCTGAACCCTCGTGAGATGGGACCCCGGCTACTCTCTGGCCTGTCTCTTCTGCTGCCGACCAGCATCTTTGCATTGAAGTTTCTAGAGTGGTGGTATCAGTCTGATTTTGCAAAGCAACTATCAAGAAAGGCCACAGAGAGTGTTGATCTCCCTCCACCCGTGATATCCGGGCTGGGTCGCAAGGGAGGATCagataagaagaagagcgaAGAGACAACCAACGAGGGCGAGACGACTCCTTCAGCCGAAGATGCCCCCATTGCCACTCCATCATTGCTCCCTGTTTTCACAGTCCCATTCCCGGAGGACTCGGCATTGTGCCCAATCTGCGTTGACGAGATTGTCACGCCGACAGCCTGCCAGACTGGAGTCGTCTACTGCTACACATGCATCCACAAGTGGCTGGAAGGACAACACCCGAAACAGGAGGAGTTCATGGAGGCCCACGAAGGAAAGTGGGAGAGCGGAGCAGGGAGGTGCGCGGTCACTGGGAAGCGTGTGCTGGGCGGAACTGAGGGCTTAAGACGGATCATGGTATAG